Proteins found in one Drosophila busckii strain San Diego stock center, stock number 13000-0081.31 chromosome 2R, ASM1175060v1, whole genome shotgun sequence genomic segment:
- the LOC108596649 gene encoding ras-related GTP-binding protein C: MSYEDVNAFPKDFGYGALDQDDMDMEPNTSSSSETKPRILLMGLRRSGKSSIQKVVFHKMSPNETLFLESTSKIVKDDINNSSFVQFQIWDFPGQIDFIEPTFDSDMIFGGCGALVFVIDAKDDYNEALTKLKNTVVKAHKVNPNIKFEVFIHKVDGISDDSKMESQRDIHQRSSDDLSEANLGQIHLSYHLTSIYDHSIFEAFSKVVQKLIPQLPTLENLLNIFIPNSGIEKAFLFDVVSKIYIATDSSPVDMQTYELCCDMIDMVIDLSSIYSSEETAFDSGSSSLIKLNNNTILYLREVNKFLALVCILREENFNRQGIIDYNFICFRDAISKVFELRLKRQKQLENIEQDEDELIMDDHGLTIGLSNDNDPTLVSRNAKIA; the protein is encoded by the exons ATG AGCTACGAAGATGTGAACGCCTTTCCGAAGGACTTCGGTTATGGCGCCCTGGATCAGGATGATATGGACATGGAACCGAACACgtcaagcagcagcgagaCCAAGCCACGCATATTGCTGATGGGCCTACGACGTTCGGGAAAGAGTTCCATACAGAAAGTTGTCTTCCATAAAATGTCACCGAATGAAACGCTCTTCCTTGAATCTACAAGCAAAATCGTTAAGGATGATATTAACAACTCCAGCTTTGTTCAGTTTCAAATCTGGGACTTTCCAGgccaaattgattttatagaGCCTACATTCGATTCGGATATGATCTTTGGCGGCTGTGGAGCGCTCGTCTTTGTCATCGATGCCAAGGATGACTACAACGAGGCGTTAACCAAGCTGAAAAATACAGTTGTCAAGGCGCATAAAGTGAATCCAAATATCAAATTCGAGGTTTTCATACACAAG GTGGATGGCATTAGTGATGATTCCAAAATGGAGTCACAGCGTGATATACACCAGCGTTCATCGGATGATCTGAGCGAAGCGAATTTAGgacaaattcatttaagttATCATCTAACTTCTATTTACGATCATTCTATATTTGAGGCATTCTCAAAGGTTGTACAAAAGCTAATACCACAACTGCCTACCCTGGAGAATCTGCTCAATATATTCATACCC AATTCGGGCATTGAGAAAGCGTTCCTCTTTGATGTGGTTTCGAAGATTTATATAGCTACGGATTCCTCACCAGTTGATATGCAAACGTACGAGCTCTGCTGTGATATGATCGATATGGTCATTGATCTATCCAGCATATATAG CTCTGAGGAAACTGCCTTTGATAGTGGAAGTTCTAGTCTCattaagctaaataataatacaatactCTATCTGCGTGAAGTGAACAAGTTCTTGGCACTCGTCTGCATATTGCGCGAGGAGAACTTTAATCGTCAGGGAATTattgattataattttatttgctttcgCGATGCCATAAGCAAGGTGTTTGAGCTGCGCCTGAAACGTCAAAAGCAGCTAGAGAATATCGAACAGGATGAGGATGAGCTAATCATGGATGATCATGGTCTCACCATTGGTCTTTCCAATGATAATGATCCAACGTTGGTCTCCAGAAATGCTAAAATTGCATGA
- the LOC108597185 gene encoding 28S ribosomal protein S17, mitochondrial produces the protein MAARGLLLMGQCMPCIKQNASKIRIRRMELDKNLNMYFKKDTFFFAHDPQKLCKTGDVVLIRELPERMTRLITHAVEKVVYPLGDITDPLTGKKVVVGKYREDIEMANQLFGKSAKAFDYDKAPARGRLEGSKDFTHVETYIKYHEDGKEQPHAV, from the exons ATGGCGGCGCGTGGTTTATTGTTAATGGGTCAGTGCATGCCCTGCATAAAACAGAATGCATCaaaaatacgcatacgccgcatggaATTGGACAAAAACCTGAACatg TATTTTAAAAAGGATACATTCTTTTTTGCCCACGATCCACAGAAGCTTTGCAAAACCGGCGATGTAGTGCTCATACGTGAGCTGCCCGAGCGCATGACACGGCTCATAACACACGCCGTGGAAAAAGTCGTCTATCCACTTGGTGACATAACCGATCCGTTGACGGGCAAAAAGGTGGTGGTGGGCAAATACCGTGAAGATATTGAAATGGCCAATCAGCTGTTTGGCAAGTCGGCAAAGGCTTTCGACTATGACAAGGCGCCAGCGCGTGGACGCCTGGAGGGCAGCAAGGACTTTACACACGTTGAAACCTATATTAAGTATCATGAAGATGGCAAGGAGCAGCCACATGCCGTGTAG
- the LOC108597184 gene encoding uncharacterized protein LOC108597184, translating into MNMDFEFPDLSRPDFMDGIDNEALDLFMQAAGVGLDDPTTTHSSNHNHSHNDALEHTAVGVGVGVPMGVSKLESPHTPPMNVLDAQLTGRVSAMAMPLSHLPESPPDSGSEPAYSPLGESHVVGVPLASREMIYTGLVNMQQQQQQHLPSELQFTAPAQVQGQHQQQQQQQQHQHHLQQHQFVAPTQDVRVKHEGLIMNASNLLCEQQLLPQQQQLQQELQYQHYDTGLYTSGSYQSLNAIGNCMLTSSLGLGDRVQVIGTSQLSLNRSSTPSTPVHSLSRKRKLSTQLDCPDFAPKHADAGLLMSPLRSSQHSLAQVHAQPPPPLELEPVKTPAHSTHCSASVSPALSGINSQADNSLDGQTNGSQTNAGSGSEAGDPALTQCIRFNPFQMENWHKLCDQSLQELNVIYYRVDADKGFNFSVSDDAYVCQKKNHFQVTCHARLQGDAKFVKTPSGLEKIKSFHLHFYGVKFEAPNQTIRVEQSQSDRSKKPFYPVPIDLQSHIVSKITVGRLHFSETTNNNMRKKGRPNPEQRFFQLIVGLHVHTASGHFPVVSHGSERIIVRASNPGQFESDVDLCWQRGMTHDSICHTGRVGINTDRPDESLVVHGNLKVSGHIVQPSDSRAKQEIAELDTSDQLRNMCKIRIVRYRYEPEFAVHSGLRRESDTREIVDTGVIAQEVREVIPDAVQEAGSVVLPNGNVIENFLLVNKDRILMENIGAVKELCKMTGSLETRIEHLERANNNLHSQQLRAKDLLEPRCLLPPSTASLRLPHTAQRSDGYEICSSRLLQILIFLLIIVMAACLAAVSTLYFVEHNKQQQHLEAHPHFRTESRASAVDELQFNLHNLFRNRTHLLLPSVYYASSTTRPPAWRAEEELPLSAPPEEEQQQELSAVMSNPLLQLPLPKLHSRITTTAPRTSNNNNKTLSSKTNKSKWPLPQEVLRQVSSNVGVAQKLRNKNLTHHNHNYNGSSSSAVAASSSEPPAGLHLSQDFENNSIDIDAQLREREQLQPPRKLDEHIVVVGTIASTVVESSPPVAGQAIRKLNAGDAAIYNVYKTVSPPTANLALTTNKVSTEQSRAVPSVSLDLPAPVTVRNSSGASKDNADALDLQNLSNTNESESVDNPITALFGFEYAGLRDSSVGRRSANQRSLEWIKHKSLRTPLFGHAPECTGAESTNDNCQSACYEELPAAPAAADNLDANVQQPHAEEQLQSAEQEQDVDMPVLQSQTHNNDSAHLAVPAAAPAPRVYHGKSSHNTAAKSKQYSTEVEQDAPVGKADTSTAVPLPLPLDCWSISSCVLAAQFNHSIDEAQFCPSTGSSLNLSYVVPVSRYLHAASLELHFSANKPLQWSICNDEQPSKSSAGAQLAEDEDEAAPSSWLKVLKQQGNNKLILALDMPTRGYFLREFMLRASTDLEQQKLCDDNAHVANPILQYNFSIVRDCD; encoded by the exons ATGAACATGGACTTTGAATTTCCGGATTTGt CTCGCCCAGATTTTATGGATGGCATTGACAATGAGGCGCTCGATCTTTTTATGCAGGCCGCCGGCGTAGGTCTGGATGATCCAACGACaacgcacagcagcaaccacaatcACAGTCACAACGATGCGCTGGAGCACACagcagtgggcgtgggcgtgggcgtgccCATGGGCGTTTCAAAGCTGGAGTCACCGCATACACCGCCCATGAATGTGCTGGATGCACAGCTAACGGGACGCGTGAGTGCAATGGCCATGCCGCTGTCACATTTGCCGGAGAGTCCGCCAGATTCGGGCTCAGAGCCCGCCTACAGTCCGCTGGGCGAATCGCATGTGGTGGGCGTGCCGCTGGCCAGCCGTGAAATGATCTACACGGGCTTGGttaacatgcaacagcaacagcagcaacatttgccgTCAGAGCTGCAATTCACAGCGCCAGCACAAGTACAGggacaacatcagcagcagcagcagcaacagcaacatcaacatcatctACAGCAGCATCAGTTTGTCGCCCCAACGCAGGATGTGCGTGTCAAGCACGAAGGTTTGATTATGAACGCCAGCAACTTGCTCTgtgagcaacagttgctgccacaacagcagcaactgcaacaggaGCTGCAGTATCAACACTACGATACGGGCTTGTACACAAGTGGCAGCTATCAGAGTCTCAACGCCATTGGCAACTGCATGCTGACCTccagcttgggcttgggcgaTCGTGTGCAAGTCATTGGCACCAGTCAGCTGTCGCTGAATCGCAGCTCCACGCCCTCCACGCCGGTGCATTCGCTGTCGCGCAAACGCAAGTTGTCCACACAGCTGGACTGTCCGGATTTTGCGCCCAAACATGCGGATGCGGGTTTGCTGATGAGTCCGCTGCGCAGCTCACAACACTCGCTGGCCCAAGTGCATgcgcagccgccgccaccgctcGAACTGGAGCCAGTCAAGACACCCGCGCATTCCACACACTGCTCCGCCTCCGTATCGCCCGCGCTGTCCGGCATCAACTCGCAGGCGGACAACAGCTTGGATGGCCAAACCAATGGCAGTCAAACCAATGCGGGCTCCGGCAGTGAAGCTGGTGATCCAGCCCTAACGCAATGCATACGCTTCAATCCATTTCAAATGGAGAACTGGCACAAGCTCTGCGACCAGAGTCTGCAGGAGCTTAACGTCATTTATTATCGCGTCGATGCGGACAAGGGTTTCAATTTCAGCGTCTCGGATGATGCGTATGTCTGCCAGAAGAAGAATCACTTTCAGGTCACGTGCCATGCGCGTCTGCAGGGCGATGCGAAGTTCGTGAAGACACCGTCCGGGCTGGAGAAGATCAAATCCTTCCATTTGCATTTCTATGGCGTTAAGTTCGAGGCGCCCAATCAGACCATACGCGTTGAGCAGTCCCAATCCGATCGCTCCAAGAAGCCATTCTATCCCGTACC TATCGATCTCCAGAGCCATATTGTTAGCAAGATTACAGTGGGTCGCTTGCATTTCTCGGAGAcgaccaacaacaatatgcgCAAAAAGGGTCGCCCCAATCCCGAGCAGCGTTTCTTTCAGCTTATAGTGGGTTTGCATGTGCACACCGCCTCCGGCCATTTTCCAGTTGTTAGCCACGGCAGCGAACGCATCATAGTGCGCGCCTCCAATCCGGGACAATTCGAATCCGATGTGGATCTTTGCTGGCAGCGCGGCATGACGCACGATTCCATTTGTCATACTGGACGCGTGGGCATCAATACAGATCGACCCGATGAGAGTTTGGTAGTGCATGGCAATCTGAAGGTATCCGGCCACATAGTGCAGCCCAGCGACAGTCGCGCCAAGCAGGAAATTGCCGAACTGGACACCTCAGATCAGCTGCGCAACATGTGCAAAATACGCATCGTGCGCTATCGCTATGAGCCGGAGTTTGCAGTGCATTCCGGACTGCGCAGAGAGAGCGATACGCGTGAGATTGTGGACACCGGAGTTATAGCCCAGGAGGTGCGCGAGGTTATACCAGATGCAGTGCAAGAGGCTGGCAGCGTCGTCCTGCCCAATGGCAATGTCATAGAGAATTTTCTGCTCGTCAACAAG GATCGCATATTGATGGAGAACATAGGCGCAGTGAAGGAGCTTTGCAAAATGACCGGCTCGCTGGAGACGCGCATTGAGCATCTGGAGCGTGCCAACAATAATCTGCATAGTCAACAGCTGCGCGCCAAGGATTTGCTGGAGCCACGCTGCCTGCTGCCGCCGTCGACAGCGTCGCTGCGTTTGCCGCacacagcgcagcgcagcgatGGCTACGAGATCTGCTCCAGTCGTCTGCTGCAGATACTCATCTTTCTGCTCATCATAGTTATGGCTGCCTG CTTGGCTGCTGTTAGCACTTTGTACTTTGTGgagcacaacaagcagcaacagcatctgGAGGCTCATCCGCACTTTCGAACTGAAAGCCGCGCCAGCGCTGTGGATGAGCTGCagttcaatttgcataatctATTTCGCAATCGCACGCATCTGTTGCTGCCGAGCGTTTATTATGCCAGCAGCACTACACGTCCGCCGGCTTGGCGTGCTGAGGAGGAGCTACCATTGTCAGCGCCGccggaggaggagcagcagcaggagctgaGCGCTGTCATGAGCAatccgctgctgcagctgccgctgcccaaGCTACACAGTCGCATTACCACCACAGCACCacgcaccagcaacaacaacaacaagacgcTAAGCAGCAAAACCAACAAGTCCAAATGGCCGCTGCCGCAGGAAGTGCTGCGTCAGGTTAGCAGCAATGTAGGCGTGGCACAAAAGCTGCGCAACAAAAACTTGACGCACCACAATCATAACTACAATGGCTCCTCCAGCTCAGCAGTAGCCGCCAGCTCTTCGGAGCCGCCAGCTGGTCTGCACTTGTCGCAAGATTTTGAAAACAATTCCATTGACATTGACGCGCAGCTGCGTGAGCgcgagcaactgcagccacCACGCAAGCTAGATGAGCATATCGTTGTCGTCGGCACCATTGCCAGCACTGTGGTGGAAAGCTCGCCGCCTGTCGCTGGTCAAGCCATACGCAAGCTCAATGCTGGCGATGCTGCCATCTATAATGTCTACAAAACTGTTTCACCGCCCACAGCCAATCTCGCCTTGACCACCAACAAAGTGAGCACAGAGCAATCTCGTGCTGTGCCCAGCGTCTCCTTAGACCTGCCAGCGCCTGTTACAGTGCGTAATAGCAGCGGCGCCAGCAAGGATAATGCTGATGCGCTGGATTTGCAGAATTTAAGCAACACCAATGAGTCCGAGTCGGTGGATAATCCCATAACAGCGCTCTTTGGCTTTGAGTATGCGGGTTTGCGTGACTCCAGCGTAGGCAGACGTTCGGCCAATCAGCGTAGTCTGGAATGGATTAAGCACAAAAGTTTGCGCACGCCGCTGTTTGGACATGCGCCGGAATGCACTGGCGCTGAGTCCACCAATGACAATTGtcaa TCTGCCTGCTATGAGGAGCTGCctgcagcgcctgctgctgcagacaaTCTGGATGCCAATGTGCAGCAGCCGCATGctgaggagcagctgcagtcCGCCGAGCAGGAGCAGGATGTAGACATGCCCGTTTTGCAGTCCCAAACGCATAACAACGATAGTGCCCATTTAGCTGTGCCTgcagctgcgcctgcgccACGTGTTTATCACGGCAAGAGCTCACATAATACAGCTGCCAAGTCCAAGCAATACTCCACCGAAGTGGAGCAAGATGCGCCTGTGGGCAAAGCGGATACAAGCACAGctgtgccgctgccgctgccattggACTGTTGGAGCATCTCAAGCTGTGTGCTGGCAGCACAATTCAATCACAGCATAGATGAGGCGCAGTTTTGTCCCAGCACTGGTAGCTCGCTGAATTTAAGCTACGTAGTGCCAGTGTCGCGTTATTTGCACGCAGCTAGCCTGGAGCTGCACTTTAG CGCCAACAAGCCGCTGCAGTGGTCCATTTGCAACGATGAACAGCCGTCCAAGTCAAGCGCAGGTGCACAGCTTGCCGAGGATGAGGATGAAGCCGCGCCCAGTAGCTGGCTCAAGGTGCTCAAGCAACAGGGCAACAATAAGCTGATACTCGCCTTGGATATGCCCACACGTGGTTACTTTTTGCGCGAGTTTATGCTGCGCGCCAGCACTGATCTGGAACAA caaaaactttgcgATGACAATGCGCATGTTGCCAACCCTATACTCCAGTACAACTTTAGCATTGTAAGAGATTGTGattag
- the LOC108596859 gene encoding uncharacterized protein LOC108596859, with translation MSINSRLQGAAALLCLVCCLLQLQLGAKAHVALTYPPARLYDLDFLDNARTKAPCGMPRGSIRTSLLSGSVFNVTWHLAFAHKGGHRLQLLDALDRPVLDLTPHVNNSAYVSTDMFAQSYPVKIPEAFECFNCTLRLLRQADEFNGNYNFWSCADVDIKPRKDFRELCSGHGKHFASRCKCDKNYYGPTCQYKDECTSNADCGAQGKCIDIAGSSLPRRQCFCNFGWHGLGCQQRSPYKSTSLDLTSYTKKELSADYHMYWRLLEEQKEIEVVLKVNSTSWVALGWRPRGMTPECKNFPLLRDMGDLTTTLESSKPEPSAEPEPKSEPEPKSEPEPKSEPEPKSEPEPKSEPEPKSEPEPTSEPEPKSEPEPKSEPEPTSEPEPKSEPEPTSEPTASAEPSAKTKRVANHEDLGHIDGVTSVATSVSYRVSTKTGRNRRQATEPNSTAEPKSEPEPTSEPASTPEPKSEPEPKSEPEPKSEPEPTSAPEPKSEPEPKSEPEPKSDPEPKSEPEPKSEPEPKSEPEPKSEPEPKSEPEPKSEPEPKSEPEPKSEPEPKSEPEPKSEPEPKSEPEPKSEPEPKAAHAPKKSANLVSAEPKYKLNPYTPRYDFNGMDCTDVIIGQARGMASRVGDYYSRDRSTPRKDELYGGKNDLALGTGFEEDGVTTIIFRKKLVATEPTDHTLDDGLTHVIWAKGQPAGANPDKDFYKQDEIKYHAGQMQRGVAQINFFEKEKPSNNTDRNDLSTNVLDNDCYGHWKYPSNCSPKDHTCEYYAAWETVGRGDEMRWHIETTNTQTWTGIGFSDDERMSQTDAIIGWVDGRSGRPFLMDTWVLGYAPPKLDDRQDIYNASGRIEKGVTILEFNRKRVSNDEQDLSFTDDHCLYLFFPVLGGAFNVVNKKIRKHEQVPPISPQRVCIKSCGKELEAVFVGTSTPAPSRLVYAVGVKLMNLAESFEAPKPGTVDFNNLAATISDSFNGILSPIPGYYKTEILGFEKQGTSMVAKVQAMFDKSDVEKLHALDTNEIEKSSDVAIQKNAEVIKAALKEQLATGKVGSLIVDPQYLDFEALEYKTATESSAKDTLLSFFDLSETRLYIVLGLIAALVLIALIQACCTIMKTSRKNKNTKEKLIQNSPWKEFASNTNYAFDPYGETEEKHMTASTTAKEKARHRSNTSSQQTTLPMSHSPTSKSQMYYESSHANGHGKSSNGNSNGNSRSNARHNMQESNVGANSGAYSRGSSYAERAYSLPRQNHQYQQQSSANMQPSGYYTHDRRAAARQDREREREPERERERRPRHERESSYERTDPRLNGGSDTPDFYFMPSQRKYSGEVVRVYVDYNKDPKH, from the exons gCTCTATACGCACTTCGCTGCTCTCTGGTTCCGTCTTCAATGTTACCTGGCATTTGGCCTTTGCGCATAAG GGCGGGCATCGCTTGCAATTGTTGGATGCATTAGACAGACCTGTGCTGGATCTAACGCCGCATGTTAATAACTCCGCCTATGTATCCACCGATATGTT CGCTCAATCCTACCCAGTGAAGATACCCGAAGCCTTTGAATGCTTCAACTGCACGTTGCGCTTACTGCGTCAAGCTGACGAATTCAATGGCAATTATAACTTTTGGTCCTGCGCCGATGTGGACATTAAGCCGCGCAAGGACTTCAGGGAACTCTGCTCTGGACATGGCAAACACTTTGCCTCGCGCTGCAAATGCGATAAGAACTACTATGGACCCACCTGTCAGTACAAGGATGAGTGCACCAGCAACGCTGACTGCGGAGCTCAGGGCAAGTGCATTGATATAGCTGGAAGCTCGTTGCCGCGTCGTCAATGCTTCTGCAACTTTGGTTGGCATGGCTTGGGCTGCCAGCAACGTTCGCCTTACAAATCCACCAGCTTGGATCTCACTTCGTACACAAAGAAGGAACTCTCAGCTGACTATCACATGTACTGGCGTTTGCTGGAGGAACAAAAGGAAATTGAAGTGGTACTCAAAGTAAACAGCACCTCTTGGGTGGCGCTTGGCTGGCGTCCACGTGGCATGACACCAGAGTGCAAGAACTTCCCATTGCTGCGCGACATGGGAGATTTGACTACAACGCTGGAGAGTTCCAAGCCAGAGCCGTCAGCTGAACCTGAGCCAAAGAGTGAGCCTGAGCCTAAGAGTGAGCCTGAGCCTAAGAGTGAGCCTGAGCCCAAGAGCGAGCCAGAGCCCAAGAGCGAACCTGAGCCTAAGAGCGAACCAGAGCCTACGAGCGAGCCTGAGCCCAAGAGCGAGCCTGAGCCTAAAAGCGAGCCAGAGCCTACAAGCGAGCCTGAGCCTAAGAGCGAGCCCGAACCTACATCGGAACCCACTGCCAGCGCCGAGCCTAGCGCCAAAACCAAACGTGTTGCCAATCATGAGGATCTTGGTCACATTGATGGTGTCACCTCGGTAGCCACAAGTGTTTCCTATCGCGTCAGCACCAAAACTGGACGCAATCGTCGTCAAGCCACGG aGCCTAATAGCACAGCGGAACCCAAGAGCGAGCCGGAACCAACAAGTGAGCCAGCAAGTACTCCGGAGCCCAAGAGCGAACCAGAGCCCAAAAGCGAGCCTGAGCCGAAAAGTGAGCCAGAACCGACAAGTGCTCCGGAGCCAAAGAGCGAACCGGAACCGAAGAGCGAGCCTGAGCCAAAGAGTGATCCCGAGCCAAAGAGCGAGCCGGAGCCGAAGAGCGAGCCTGAGCCGAAGAGCGAGCCCGAGCCGAAGAGCGAGCCTGAACCGAAGAGCGAGCCCGAACCGAAGAGCGAACCCGAGCCGAAGAGCGAGCCCGAACCGAAAAGCGAGCCAGAACCGAAGAGCGAACCCGAGCCGAAAAGCGAGCCTGAACCAAAGAGCGAACCCGAGCCGAAGAGTGAGCCCGAACCTAAGGCCGCACATGCACCcaaaaaatcagcaaatctTGTGTCCGCAG AACCCAAGTATAAGCTTAATCCGTATACTCCACGTTACGATTTCAATGGCATGGACTGCACGGATGTTATTATTGGGCAAGCTCGTGGTATGGCCAGTCGCGTTGGGGATTACTACTCACGTGATCGTTCAACACCGCGCAAGGATGAGCTCTATGGCGGTAAAAACGATTTGGCTTTGGGCACAGGTTTCGAAGAGGATGGTGTAACTACCATTATATTCCGCAAGAAATTGGTGGCCACCGAGCCCACTGATCATACCTTGGATGATGGACTTACGCATGTTATTTGGGCCAAGGGACAGCCGGCAGGCGCTAATCCTGACAAGGACTTTTATAAGCAGGACGAGATCAAGTATCATGCTGGCCAAATGCAACGCGGAGTTGCGCAAATCAATTTCTTCGAGAAGGAGAAACCCAGCAATAACACTGATCGCAACGATCTTAGCACCAATGTGCTGGACAATGACTGCTATGGACACTGGAAATATCCCTCAAACTGCTCGCCAAAGGATCACACTTGCGAGTACTATGCTGCCTGGGAGACTGTTGGACGCGGCGATGAGATGCGCTGGCATATTGagacaacaaacacacagaccTGGACAGGCATTGGATTCAGCGATGATGAGCGCATGTCACAGACAGATGCCATTATTGGTTGGGTGGATGGGCGTAGTGGTCGCCCATTCCTGATGGACACCTGGGTGTTGGGCTATGCACCGCCCAAGCTAGATGATCGCCAGGATATCTACAATGCATCCGGACGCATTGAGAAAGGTGTTACCATACTGGAGTTTAATCGCAAGCGTGTGAGCAACGATGAACAGGATCTATCCTTTACGGATGATCATTGTCTCTATCTATTCTTCCCTGTATTGGGTGGTGCTTTCAATGTGGTCAATAAGAAAATACGCAAGCACGAGCAAGTGCCACCAATTTCACCACAACGTGTATGCATCAAGTCCTGCGGCAAAG AGCTTGAGGCTGTGTTTGTAGGCACCAGCACTCCAGCGCCAAGTCGATTGGTCTACGCTGTGGGTGTTAAACTCATGAATCTGGCTGAATCCTTTGAAGCACCCAAACCGGGCACAGTGGACTTTAATAATCTAGCTGCTACAATTTCTGATTCTTTCAATGGCATTCTGAGCCCCATTCCTGGTTATTACAAAACTGAAATCTTAGGCTTTGAAAA GCAAGGCACCAGCATGGTAGCCAAGGTGCAGGCCATGTTTGATAAATCTGACGTGGAGAAATTGCATGCGCTGGACACAAATGAAATAGAGAAGAGCAGCGATGTTGCTATTCAAAAGAATGCTGAGGTTATCAAGGCTGCATTAAAGGAACAGTTGGCAACTGGAAAGGTTGGTTCACTTATAGTGGATCCACAATATCTAGACTTTGAGGCATTGGAAT ACAAGACCGCTACGGAGAGCAGCGCCAAGGAcactttgctttcattttttgaTCTATCCGAGACACGTTTGTATATTGTCTTAGGTCTCATCGCAGCTTTAGTGCTCATAGCCTTAATACAAGCGTGCTGCACTATTATGAAAACTTcacgcaaaaataaaaataccaaG GAGAAACTTATACAAAACTCACCTTGGAAGGAGTTTGCATCGAATACCAATTACGCATTTGATCCGTATGGCGAAACCGAAGAGAAGCATATGACCGCCAGCACAACTGCGAAGGAGAAGGCTCGTCACCGCTCTAATAccagcagccaacaaactACGCTGCCAATGTCGCACTCGCCCACCAGCAAATCCCAGATGTACTATGAGAGCAGTCATGCCAATGGGCATGGCAAgagcagcaatggcaattcCAATGGCAATAGTCGCTCAAATGCACGTCACAACATGCAGGAGAGTAATGTTGGTGCTAACTCTGGCGCTTACTCTCGCGGCAGCAGCTATGCGGAGCGCGCTTACTCCTTGCCGCGGCAAAATCATCAGTACCAACAACAAAGCTCGGCGAATATGCAGCCATCAGGTTATTACACACACGATCGTCGAGCTGCCGCACGACAGGACAGAGAACGAGAGCGCGAACCGgagcgcgagcgcgagcgACGACCACGACATGAGCGCGAATCAAGTTACGAACGAACGGACCCGCGCCTTAACGGAGGCTCCGACACCCCCGACTTTTATTTCATGCCATCACAGCGCAAATACTCTGGCGAGGTTGTGCGCGTTTATGTTGATTACAACAAGGATCCAAAACactaa